The Orenia marismortui DSM 5156 genome window below encodes:
- the purM gene encoding phosphoribosylformylglycinamidine cyclo-ligase, whose protein sequence is MGLSYKDAGVDIEAGESAVSKMGKHVKATFGPEVLTDLGGFGGMFAPNLSGYEEPVLVSGTDGVGTKLKLAFMMDKHDSIGIDLVAMCVNDILAQGAKPLFFLDYLATGKLNPDKVEAIVKGIAEGCKQSGAALIGGETAEMPDFYSEGEYDAGGFVVGIVDKSKVITGENIKTGDKVIGLASNGIHSNGYSLVRKLFFDLEDFDVESKLEGLESTLGEELLTPTRIYVKPVLELINKYQVKGIAHITGGGLIENIPRVLPDNTKVVLDKDSWDVPEIFNIMQKLGKIEENEMCRTFNMGIGMVLIVPAKEADAVIKEANHLGEKAYLIGEVQEGDQKVEFTIDN, encoded by the coding sequence ATGGGGTTATCTTATAAAGATGCTGGAGTAGATATAGAGGCTGGAGAGTCTGCAGTAAGTAAGATGGGCAAGCATGTTAAGGCTACCTTTGGTCCAGAAGTATTAACTGATTTAGGTGGGTTTGGTGGTATGTTTGCACCAAATTTAAGTGGTTATGAGGAGCCTGTATTGGTATCAGGAACTGATGGTGTCGGTACTAAACTAAAGTTAGCATTTATGATGGATAAGCATGATAGTATAGGAATAGATTTGGTAGCAATGTGTGTTAATGATATTTTAGCTCAAGGTGCTAAACCATTATTTTTCTTAGATTATTTAGCTACTGGTAAATTAAATCCTGATAAAGTTGAAGCTATTGTTAAGGGAATTGCCGAAGGATGTAAGCAGTCAGGTGCCGCTCTAATCGGTGGAGAGACTGCTGAAATGCCAGATTTTTATAGTGAAGGCGAGTATGATGCAGGTGGTTTTGTAGTTGGAATCGTTGATAAGTCTAAGGTTATTACAGGAGAAAATATTAAAACTGGAGATAAAGTGATTGGCTTGGCTTCTAATGGTATTCATAGTAATGGTTATTCTCTAGTCCGGAAACTATTTTTTGATCTAGAAGATTTTGATGTTGAGAGTAAGTTAGAAGGTTTGGAGAGTACTTTAGGTGAAGAATTATTAACACCTACTAGGATTTATGTGAAGCCTGTTTTAGAGTTAATCAATAAATATCAAGTTAAAGGTATTGCTCATATTACTGGTGGGGGATTAATCGAGAATATCCCTAGAGTTTTACCTGATAATACTAAAGTTGTCTTAGATAAAGATAGCTGGGATGTACCAGAAATATTTAATATTATGCAGAAGTTAGGAAAGATAGAAGAGAATGAGATGTGCCGTACCTTTAATATGGGAATTGGGATGGTCTTAATAGTACCAGCTAAAGAAGCAGATGCTGTAATTAAAGAGGCTAATCATTTAGGTGAGAAAGCCTATTTAATTGGTGAGGTTCAAGAAGGAGATCAAAAAGTTGAATTTACAATTGACAATTGA